The Scomber japonicus isolate fScoJap1 chromosome 13, fScoJap1.pri, whole genome shotgun sequence genome includes a window with the following:
- the LOC128371741 gene encoding odorant receptor 131-2-like, whose translation MSFANQSQTNITAGLQYQGLLGIVMFSILTSVPCCVFLFINVTMLFTLRSKLVFRETSRYILLYNLLFADTVLLAQSQLLYIIAACRIILTYPVCGFLITLAYLTNEISPLTLVLMSLERYVAVCYPLRHATIITTRNTGVAITVVWAFCSVNVFIRVVLLLDFPFEDLDSLQMKDFCSDIAMFVGVLSDHYDKAYTCFVFISAGVAVISSYIGVIVAARSASTDKASARKARNTLLLHLVQLGLSLLATMHNPLLLAISEIGSRIVIVRIRMVVYVCIILFPRCLSSLIYGLRDQTIRPILMYHLCCRVKLSVIPAKAEVSVLYQ comes from the coding sequence ATGTCATTTGCAAATCAGTCTCAGACCAACATCACTGCTGGTCTGCAGTATCAGGGGCTACTGGGAATAGTGATGTTTTCCATTCTGACTTCAGTGCcatgctgtgtgtttctcttcattAATGTGACTATGCTGTTCACTTTGAGGAGTAAACTGGTGTTTCGTGAGACTTCCCGTTACATTCTTCTGTATAACCTCCTTTTTGCAGACACTGTACTCCTGGCACAGAGTCAGTTGCTGTACATAATTGCTGCTTGTAGAATAATATTGACATATCCTGTATGTGGTTTTCTCATCACGCTTGCTTATCTCACAAATGAAATCTCTCCTCTCACACTGGTGTTGATGTCTCTGGAGCGATATGTAGCTGTGTGCTACCCACTGAGGCACgctaccatcatcaccaccagaAACACAGGGGTGGCCATCACTGTGGTTTGGGCCTTTTGTTCAGTAAATGTCTTTATTCGAGTTGTTTTGCTGTtagattttccatttgaagaCCTGGACAGCCTGCAGATGAAAGACTTTTGCTCTGACATAGCCATGTTTGTTGGTGTATTGTCTGATCATTATGACAAAGCCTAcacttgttttgtgtttatatcAGCTGGTGTGGCAGTCATTTCTTCTTATATTGGAGTGATAGTAGCAGCCAGGTCGGCCTCCACAGACAAAGCTTCAGCCCGTAAAGCTcgtaacacactgctgctgcatctGGTGCAACTGGGCCTCAGTCTGCTGGCAACTATGCACAatccattacttttagctaTTTCAGAAATTGGAAGCAGGATAGTCATTGTGCGTATCCGCATGgttgtttatgtatgtattatcCTCTTCCCCAGATGTCTGAGTTCTCTCATCTATGGGCTCAGAGATCAGACCATCAGACCCATCCTCATGTATCATCTGTGCTGTCGAGTGAAACTCTCAGTAATTCCAGCCAAAGCTGAGGTCAGCGTTCTCTATCAATAG
- the LOC128371742 gene encoding odorant receptor 131-2-like, whose amino-acid sequence MTFSNQSLTNVSTEQQYQGLLERGLFSALTSVPCFVFLFINVTMLFTLRSKSVFCETSRYILLYNLLFADTAQLVVSQLLYILAFCRMKLTYPVCGALTLIAVLANEISPLTLVLMSLERYVAVCYPLRHATIITTRNTAVAIIVVWAFSSLNVLIRVVLLLEFPFEDLESLQMKDFCSNIAMSIGPMSVDYDKAYTCFLFVSAAVAITSSYIGVMIAARSASTDKASAHKARNTLLLHLVQLGLSLSSTIYTPMLIALSKSLARLLFVRVQNVFYVCIFIFPRCLSSLIYGIRDQTIRPILVYHLCCRLKLSAKSEVSP is encoded by the coding sequence ATGACGTTTTCAAATCAATCTCTGACCAATGTCAGCACTGAACAGCAGTATCAGGGATTGCTGGAAAGGGGGTTATTTTCCGCTCTGACTTCAGTGCCATGCTTTGTGTTCCTCTTCATTAATGTGACCATGCTTTTTACCCTGAGGAGTAAATCAGTGTTTTGTGAGACCTCCCGTTACATTCTTCTGTATAACCTCCTTTTTGCAGACACTGCACAGCTGGTTGTGAGCCAGTTATTGTACATACTTGCTTTCTGTAGAATGAAACTGACTTATCCTGTATGTGGTGCTCTGACCTTGATTGCTGTTCTCGCAAATGAAATTTCTCCTCTCACACTAGTGTTGATGTCTCTGGAGAGATATGTAGCTGTGTGTTACCCACTGAGGCACGctaccatcatcaccactagAAACACAGCTGTGGCTATCATTGTAGTTTGGGCTTTTAGTTCACTAAATGTTCTCATTCGAGTTGTTTTGCTGTTAGAGTTTCCATTTGAAGACCTGGAGAGCCTGCAGATGAAAGACTTTTGCTCAAACATAGCCATGTCTATTGGTCCAATGTCTGTTGACTATGACAAGGCCTAcacttgttttctgtttgtttcagctgctgttgcAATCACTTCTTCCTATATTGGTGTGATGATAGCAGCCAGGTCGGCCTCCACAGACAAAGCTTCAGCCCATAAAGCTcgtaacacactgctgctgcatctGGTGCAGCTGGGCCTCAGTCTCTCCTCAACCATTTACACCCCAATGCTCATAGCTCTTTCGAAATCTTTAGCAAGATTATTATTTGTGCGTGTCCagaatgttttttatgtgtgcatCTTCATTTTCCCAAGATGTCTGAGTTCTCTCATTTATGGCATCAGAGACCAAACCATCAGACCCATCCTTGTATACCATCTATGCTGTCGGCTGAAACTCTCAGCCAAGTCTGAGGTCTCCCCTTAG
- the LOC128371743 gene encoding odorant receptor 131-2-like has protein sequence MSDAQSRTNITVGLGLVERVMLTTLTTVPCCILFFINVTMLFTLRSKLVFRETSRYILLYNLLFADTVQMTVSQLLYILSICRIMLTYPVCGVLVMIASLTNEISPLTLVVMSLERYVAVCYPLRHATIITIRNTGVAITVVWAFCSLNVLIRVVLMLDFPFEDLDSLQMKRFCGTFAMFIAPISDHYDKAYSYFLFISAGVAVISSYIGVMIAARSASTDKASAHKARNTLLLHLVQLGLSLLSTMHNPLLIAVSKVVTRIMLIRIQNVFYVFIIILPRCLSALIYGLRDQTIRPVLLYYLCCRLKVSVIPAKTDSS, from the coding sequence ATGTCTGATGCTCAGTCTCGGACCAACATCACTGTTGGACTGGGATTAGTAGAAAGAGTGATGCTTACCACTCTGACTACAGTACCATGTTGTATATTATTCTTCATTAATGTGACTATGCTGTTCACTTTGAGGAGTAAACTGGTGTTTCGTGAGACTTCTCGTTACATTCTTCTGTATAACCTCCTTTTTGCAGACACTGTACAGATGACAGTCAGCCagttactgtacatactgtcTATTTGTAGAATAATGTTGACATATCCTGTGTGTGGTGTTCTGGTTATGATCGCCAGTCTTACAAATGAAATCTCTCCTCTCACACTGGTGGTGATGTCTCTGGAGAGATATGTAGCTGTGTGCTACCCACTGAGGCACgctaccatcatcaccatcagaaACACAGGGGTGGCCATCACTGTGGTTTGGGCATTTTGTTCACTAAACGTCCTCATTCGAGTTGTTTTGATGTtagattttccatttgaagaCCTGGACAGCCTGCAGATGAAACGTTTTTGTGGAACATTTGCCATGTTTATTGCACCAATATCTGATCATTATGACAAGGCCTACAGTTATTTCCTGTTTATATCAGCTGGTGTGGCAGTCATTTCTTCTTATATCGGAGTGATGATAGCAGCCAGGTCGGCCTCCACAGACAAAGCTTCAGCCCATAAAGCTcgtaacacactgctgctgcatctGGTGCAGCTGGGCCTCAGTCTGCTGTCAACTATGCACAATCCATTGCTTATAGCTGTTTCAAAAGTTGTGACGAGGATAATGCTTATTCGCATTCAGAATGTCTTCTATGTGTTTATTATCATTCTTCCCAGATGTTTGAGTGCTCTCATCTATGGGCTGAGAGATCAGACCATCAGACCTGTTCTTCTTTACTATCTGTGCTGTCGACTGAAAGTCTCAGTCATCCCAGCCAAGACTGACTCATCCTGA